One window of Pelmatolapia mariae isolate MD_Pm_ZW linkage group LG18, Pm_UMD_F_2, whole genome shotgun sequence genomic DNA carries:
- the LOC134616235 gene encoding zinc finger protein 500-like, giving the protein MPSVQSLREFINERLTAAAEQIFLEFEKTIVQYEEEIDRQRRLLDITWKPQIKLHRTDVPQQQVCEEEEEVLPEQQLCDQERSSSVDQEEPEPPQIKEEQEELCSSQEGEQLGLKEEPEVHHDPVQYEEEMERQRRLLDITWKPQIQLHRTDIPQQHVCKEEEEEVLPEQQLWNQERSSSVEQEEPEPPQIKEEQEELCSSQEGEQLGLKEETDTFMVTAAEEGEHSEPGGDEELLLSHSSAGAESQDQEGGRSEASGSEIHGKTKNSVDKSVTSEQAGVKKIVTCDICGKTFKFKSHMEQHYRVHTTQKPYACQTCGKCFIQSGVLSVHMRTHTGEKPYSCERCGKRFRHNCSFLAHMRSHTGEKPYPCNVCGNRFADSSSLKKHTVIHTAEKSFLCERCSALYEPVAMVNAQEDEDAAAAQDLFTDSAFRPARVFIELIEEAAGQLNIGATMLTRGCRRSVNDDSGGRSPT; this is encoded by the exons ATGCCTTCAGTTCAGTCTCTGAGAGAGTTTATCAACGAGCGactaactgctgctgctgaacaaaTATTCTTGGAGTTTGAAAAAACGATCGTCCAGTACGAGGAAGAGATCGACCGTCAGCGCAGACTGCTGGATATCACCTGGAAACCCCAAATCAAGCTGCACAGGACAG ACGTCCCACAGCAGCAGgtctgtgaggaggaggaggaggttctccctgagcagcagctctgtgaCCAGGAGAGGAGCTCCAGTGTGGACCAGGAGGAACCAGAACctccacagattaaagaggaacaggaggaactgtgcagcagtcaggagggagagcagctgggACTGAAGGAGGAGCCTGAAGTTCATCATGATCCTGTGCAGTACGAGGAAGAGATGGAGCGTCAGCGCAGACTGCTGGATATCACCTGGAAACCCCAAATACAGCTGCACAGGACAG ACATCCCACAGCAGCACGTCtgtaaggaggaggaggaggaggttctccctgagcagcagctctggaACCAGGAGAGGAGCTCCAGTGTGGAGCAGGAGGAACCAGAACctccacagattaaagaggaacaggaggaactgtgcagcagtcaggagggagagcagctgggactgaaggaggagactgataCCTTTATGGTGACTGCTGCTGAGGAAGGAGAGCACAGTGAACCAGGAGGAGATGAGGAGCTGCTCCTCTCCCACAGCTCTGCTGGAGCTGAGAGCCAGGATCAGGAAGGAGGCAGGAGTGAAGCATCAGGATCAGAAATCCATGGAAAGACGAAGAATTCTGTCGACAAATCTGTAACCTCAGAGCAGGCTGGAGTTAAAAAGATTGTGACCTGTGACATTTGTGGGAAGACCTTCAAGTTTAAGTCTCACATGGAGCAGCACTACCGGGTCCACACGACTCAGAAGCCGTACGCTTGTCAGACATGCGGGAAATGTTTCATTCAGAGCGGCGTTTTATCCGTCCACATGAGAACGCACACGGGGGAGAAGCCGTATTCCTGCGAGCGCTGTGGGAAACGTTTCAGACACAACTGTTCTTTCCTCGCCCACATGAGGAGCCACACGGGGGAGAAGCCGTACCCCTGCAACGTTTGTGGGAATAGATTTGCTGACTCGTCCTCACTGAAGAAACACACGGTCATCCACACGGCAGAGAAGTCGTTTCTTTGTGAACG ATGCTCTGCTCTGTATGAGCCCGTTGCCATGGTGAACGCTCAGGAGGATGAGGATGCAGCTGCAGCTCAGGATTTATTCACTGACTCTGCTTTCAGGCCAGCACGTGTGTTTATTGAGCTGATAGAGGAGGCTGCAGGTCAGTTAAACATAGGTGCCACCATGCTGACTCGAGGCTGCAGGCGCTCTGTGAACGACGACTCTGGGGGTCGCTCTCCTACGTGA
- the LOC134616236 gene encoding tripartite motif-containing protein 16-like — protein MPQLDREKLCCSICLDLLKDPVTLPCGHSYCMICINNHWDGEDQRGVHSCPQCRKTFIPRPVLGKNTMLAELVEELKKTELQAAPPVHHNYAGPGDVPCDFCTGRKQRATKSCLQCLASYCDDHLQPHYDSQAFQSHKLVEASANLQEKICSLHNKVKEVFCRSDKQCICYLCSISEHKGHDVVSLAAERAERQNELDPCRQNIQRRIQDLEQDLTVLQKQVGVISSSADEAARNSQTVFSQLAQLIARRSSEVQQQIRIQQEAETRRVKELEEKLQNEITELKKKERELKQLSYTEDHHHFLLTFYLLSALSKSTHTSINVPPPSFEEVTAAVSQLKDKLQDLLSQGWTQGEAPLRPAELEGSGKQPHIVPAPTSFITKEEEVKSAAFQQQLRVVPPPPAPPSFVTKEEEVKSAAFQQPRVVPPAEPKSFLKQPRFPPAPHLTASSFLATAARKNSLKQRVVPPAEPKSFLKQPQQHLVSPTSSVPPAEPTALAPLHPALVTPPLPFAPLAEPKTRNEFLQYMCPITLDPNTVSKWLSLSEWNRKVTYMKKEQLYPDHPERFSDSLQVLSKEALSGRCYWEVKWSKFVAIAVAYKSISRTGSESGFGFNDKSWALWCHNNEFRHDSTIMFLQVPQSSKIGVYVDQSAGILSFHSVSDSMTLLQKVETTFTEPLHVGLWVCSGSAKLVQLL, from the coding sequence ATGCCTCAACTGGACAGAGAAAAGTTGTGCTGCTCGATCTGTctggatctactgaaggatccggtgACTCTTCCCTGCGGGCACAGCTACTGCATGATCTGCATTAACAACCATTGGGATGGAGAGGATCAAAGGGGGGTTCACTCTTGTCCCCAGTGCAGGAAAACCTTCATACCGAGGCCAGTGCTGGGCAAAAACACCATGTTAGCAGAGTTggtggaggagctgaagaaaACTGAGCTCCAAGCTGCTCCTCCTGTTCATCACAACTATGCTGGACCTGGAGATGTGCCCTGTGATTTCTGTACTGGGAGGAAGCAGAGAGCCACCAAGTCCTGTCTGCAGTGTCTGGCCTCCTACTGCGACGACCATCTCCAGCCTCACTATGATTCCCAGGCCTTTCAGAGCCACAAACTGGTTGAGGCCTCAGCAAACCTCCAAGAAAAAATCTGCTCTCTCCACAACAAAGTGAAGGAAGTTTTCTGTCGCAGTGACAAGCAGTGTATCTGCTACCTCTGCTCTATCAGCGAACACAAAGGCCACGACGTCGTGTCACTGGCAGCAGAGCGGGCCGAGAGGCAGAATGAGCTCGACCCATGTCGGCAAAACATCCAGCGGAGAATCCAAGACTTGGAGCAAGATCTGACAGTGCTTCAGAAGCAGGTGGGGGTCATCAGCAGTTCTGCCGATGAAGCAGCAAGGAATAGCCAGACGGTGTTCAGCCAGCTGGCCCAACTCATCGCGAGACGAAGCTCCGAAGTGCAGCAGCAGATCAGAATCCAGCAGGAAGCAGAAACACGTCGGGTCAAAGAGCTCGAGGAGAAGCTGCAGAACGAAATCACCGagttaaagaagaaagaaagggagCTGAAGCAGCTTTCATACACCGAGGACCACCACCACTTTCTACTCACTTTCTACTTGCTGTCAGCACTCAGCAAATCTACACACACCAGCATCAACGTCCCTCCTCCGAGCTTTGAGGAGGTGACGGCGGCGGTATCGCAGCTCAAAGACAAACTCCAAGACCTTCTGAGTCAGGGCTGGACCCAAGGAGAGGCGCCGCTGAGACCAGCAGAGCTCGAGGGTTCAGGGAAGCAACCGCATATAGTGCCAGCACCAACATCCTTCataacaaaagaagaagaagtcaaaTCGGCAGCCTTCCAACAACAACTACGTGTGgtgccaccaccaccagcaccgCCATCTTTTgtgacaaaagaagaagaagtcaaaTCAGCAGCCTTCCAACAACCACGTGTGGTTCCACCAGCAGAGCCCAAGAGTTTCTTGAAACAACCCCGTTTTCCACCAGCACCACATCTAACAGCATCATCTTTTCTGGCAACAGCAGCACGCAAAAATTCATTGAAACAACGTGTGGTGCCTCCAGCAGAGCCCAAGAGCTTTTTGAAACAACCGCAACAACATTTGGTGTCACCAACATCTTCAGTGCCACCAGCAGAGCCCACGGCTTTGGCTCCACTACACCCAGCTTTGGTGACGCCGCCGCTACCTTTTGCACCGCTGGCAGAGCCCAAGACCAGAAACGAATTCTTACAGTATATGTGTCCAATCACGCTGGATCCAAATACAGTGAGCAAATGGCTGTCACTGTCTGAGTGGAACAGGAAGGTCACGTACATGAAGAAGGAGCAGTTGTACCCTGATCACCCAGAGAGATTCAGTGACAGCCTTCAGGTCCTCAGCAAAGAAGCTCTGAGTGGACGGTGTTACTGGGAGGTGAAGTGGAGCAAGTTTGTTGCTATAGCGGTCGCCTACAAGAGCATCAgcagaacaggaagtgagagTGGATTCGGATTCAACGACAAGTCGTGGGCGTTGTGGTGTCACAATAACGAATTCAGACATGACAGCACCATCATGTTCCTACAGGTCCCTCAGTCCAGCAAGATCGGGGTGTACGTGGATCAGAGCGCAGGTATCCTGTCCTTCCACAGCGTCTCCGACTCCATGACTCTCCTTCAAAAGGTAGAGACCACCTTCACGGAGCCCCTCCACGTCGGACTCTGGGTTTGTTCGGGATCTGCCAAGTTGGTTCAGCTGCTGTAG
- the LOC134616389 gene encoding zinc finger protein 239-like, producing MNSSGDQEEPTPLHIKEEQEEVRTSQEDEQLVLKEETDAFLVTAFDDSDHSEPEANGHHLHSDGAPGSSPVSESQRDADSSKKPFKCNVCGKAFKKNSYVKEHQKIHSGEKPYTCQTCEKSFTRRAHLLGHMRTHTGEKPYSCETCGKGFTQSSHLLSHMRLHTGEKPYACEICGKGFIQRGHLLVHVRTHTDEKPHTCEECGKSFRFSGTLSVHMRTHTGEKPYSCKACGKSFRQKKILSVHMRTHTGEKPYSCATCGKGFAQKSDLTIHERTHTGEKPYPCKACGKSFRQKNILSVHMRTHTGEKPYSCKSCGKSFRQKSILSVHMKTHAGEELYPCGVCGATFPSSRSLLEHLDTHTGEES from the coding sequence ATGAACTCCAGTGGGGACCAGGAGGAGCCGACGCCTCTACAcattaaagaggaacaggaggaagtGCGCACCAGCCAGGAGGATGAGCAGCTCGTCCTGAAGGAGGAGACCGACGCCTTCTTGGTGACTGCTTTTGATGACAGTGACCACAGTGAACCAGAGGCTAACGGTCACCACCTTCACTCTGACGGCGCTCCCGGCAGCTCTCCGGTGTCAGAGAGTCAGCGTGACGCCGACTCGAGTAAAAAgccttttaaatgtaatgtttgtGGAAAAGCCTTTAAGAAAAACTCTTACGTAAAAGAACACCAGAAAATCCACTCGGGCGAGAAGCCGTATACTTGCCAAACATGTGAGAAGAGTTTCACTCGGAGGGCTCACCTGTTGGGTCACATGAGAACCCACACGGGCGAGAAGCCGTATTCCTGTGAAACGTGCGGGAAAGGTTTTACTCAGAGCAGTCACCTGCTGAGCCACATGCGGCTTCACACGGGTGAGAAGCCATACGCTTGTGAAATATGCGGGAAAGGTTTTATTCAGAGGGGTCACCTATTGGTCCATGTGAGAACGCACACCGATGAGAAGCCGCACACCTGCGAAGAATGTGGGAAGAGTTTCCGATTCAGCGGCACTTTGTCGGTGCACATGAGAACGCACACGGGCGAGAAGCCGTATTCTTGCAAAGCCTGCGGGAAAAGTTTCCGTCAGAAAAAGATTCTGTCCGTGCACATGCGCACTCACACGGGCGAGAAGCCGTATTCCTGCGCAACGTGCGGTAAAGGTTTCGCTCAAAAAAGCGATCTGACGATCCACGAGCGAACGCACACGGGCGAGAAGCCGTATCCCTGCAAAGCCTGTGGGAAGAGCTTCCGCCAAAAAAACATCCTGTCCGTGCACATGAGAACGCACACGGGCGAGAAGCCGTACTCGTGCAAGAGCTGCGGGAAAAGTTTCCGTCAGAAAAGCATCCTGTCCGTGCACATGAAGACGCACGCGGGTGAGGAGCTGTATCCCTGCGGCGTGTGCGGCGCCACTTTTCCATCTAGTCGCAGCTTGTTGGAGCACCTGGACACTCACACAGGTGAGGAGTCGTAG
- the LOC134616391 gene encoding zinc finger protein 436-like: MPSVQSLREFINERLTAAAEQIFLEFEKTIVQYEEEIDRQRRLLDITADVQQEHVCKEEEVLPEQQLWNQERSSSVEQEEPEPPQIKEEQEELCSSQEGEQLGLKEETDTFMVTETYEESDHTEPGGDREQLLFESSVNNNSRDQRAEHYKEARSTKTVESESKKKHQSNNGDSSVMAESESNTGTGVKSVKCYVCEKTFKKKSQMQIHYRTHTGEKPYSCKTCGKRFSQNCHLSVHMKIHKGEKPFPCNVCEKTFRDTLTLKYHMRIHTGEKPYSCTICGKGFCQSNNLNIHMRTHTGERPYPCHICEKRFIDSSTLKRHIRTHTGEKPYVCNTCGKSFIQKNILSVHMRIHTGLVNSC, encoded by the exons ATGCCTTCAGTTCAGTCTCTGAGAGAGTTTATCAACGAGCGactaactgctgctgctgaacaaaTATTCTTGGAGTTTGAAAAAACGATCGTCCAGTACGAGGAAGAGATCGACCGTCAGCGCAGACTGCTGGATATCACGGCAG ACGTCCAACAGGAGCATGTCTGTAAGGAGGAGGAGGTTCTCcctgagcagcagctctggaACCAGGAGAGGAGCTCCAGTGTGGAGCAGGAGGAACCAGAACctccacagattaaagaggaacaggaggaactgtgcagcagtcaggagggagagcagctgggactgaaggaggagactgataCCTTTATGGTGACTGAAACTTATGAGGAAAGTGACCACACTGAACCAGGAGGAGACAGGGAGCAGCTTCTCTTTGAGAGTTCTGTgaacaacaacagcagagaTCAGCGAGCAGAACATTATAAAGAAGCAAGATCAACCAAAACCGTAGAGTCAGAGTCAAAAAAGAAGCATCAGAGTAACAATGGAGACAGCTCAGTTATGGCAGAGAGCGAGAGTAACACAGGTACAGGTGTGAAGTCTGTAAAATGTTACGTTTGTGAAAAAACTTTCAAGAAAAAATCTCAGATGCAGATACATTACAGAacgcacacaggtgagaagccgtaTTCATGCAAAACATGTGGCAAACGATTCAGCCAAAACTGCCATTTATCTGTTCACATGAAGATCCACAAAGGGGAGAAACCGTTCCCCTGCAATGTATGTGAAAAAACCTTCCGAGACACACTAACACTGAAATATCACATGAGGATTCACACGGGCGAGAAGCCATACTCATGCACAATTTGTGGGAAAGGTTTCTGTCAAAGTAATAACTTAAACATCCACATGAGAACACACACAGGCGAGAGACCTTACCCCTGTCACATCTGTGAGAAAAGATTCATTGACTCCTCCACACTTAAGAGACACATCAGAACTCATACGGGTGAGAAGCCGTATGTTTGCAATACATGTGGGAAAAGCTTCATTCAGAAAAATATTCTGTCTGTCCACATGAGGATCCACACCGGTCTCGTGAACTCTTGTTAG